The Panicum virgatum strain AP13 chromosome 3N, P.virgatum_v5, whole genome shotgun sequence genome includes the window GTTGTAGGAGCGGGGTACATTtgcacccgcccctggaaaaaaAACAGAGCGTCCCTGGAAATCATTTCTGTAATAGTGTGCACCACTTAATTATGCcacgaaaaagaaaaataaatcctATGCTTTTGGAATCATACACACTAACACACCTCACCTGACAGGCCAGAGCAACTAGTCCAACTACCCCATGGCCAATGGTCCTCTATATAAAGGACCTGCCGACCTTTGCTCTAGCACACTCCGTTTCCAAGCCTTCTTCTCCTCCCCAGAGCCTTCTCACTCCTCCGACCTGGCTAGCGACAAGCGCGATGTCGCCGGCAATGATGAGGGATTGTGCCTTGATGACGGCAAGGAGGTGGCCGTGAGCAGCAAGGCGGTAGTGGAGGAGCTATACCGCGCGCTGGAGCGCGGCGACGTGGATGCCGTGCGCCGGCTGCTAAACCCGGACGTGGACGGGTGGTTCCATGGCCCGCGGGCACACCAGCACCTGGTGCTCATGCGCCTGCtcaccgacggcggcggcggcctcccgtTCAAGATCCGTTCCCTGGATGCGTTCGGGCCGACCGTGCTGGCCGAGGGCACCGACGCGACGGGGGCGCTGTACTGGGTGCACGCGTGGACCGTGGGGCCAGGCGTCCGCGTCACCGAGGTGCGCGAGTACTACAACACCGCGCTCGTCGTGACGAGgctcagcagcggcggcgccgccgctgcgggggCAAACAtcgccgctgcggcggcggagaaggccaaGCCGCCGTGCTCGCAGTCGCAGTCGAAGCAGGTGTGGCAGAGCCGGCTGCCCGAGTAGGCTCGTAGGAACCTCCCTGGCCTCGTGCTTGCCATCTGATCTGCTcagagaatttttttatttttaacctttttttaataatattttaatttcaaCCCATATTGGTTTTTATTTGCAGGGAGTAACCAGTTTGGTCGTGCCACTTGCCCTGGCGTGACAGATACcctctgtcgcgccagtgcatgtggcgcgacagtatGGCCACGCTGGCGGCCCGAGCCAGCGATGTgccgcgtcggcgtcggcgatgacgtggccctccctgtcgcgccacatgcagtggcgcgacaaggccaatGTCCTGGGCCCATGCCGGCCTCTTCTCCCCTgccctccctttctttccctcaCTCCTCCCCGACCAGAGCTCGTCCAGGGggtcaccgccggccgccccccccccccccaagatcCCCCCCCCCAAATCCGGTGTTTTGGGGGGAGTGGGGGGAAACGTTCCCCACCCTTCCTCGAAGGTATTGCTCCCATTTTTTCCTCCTTTAACCAAGcacatttgtagatattagCGATTCTTGGTGATTAGGGTTTGGTTCTTGATTTGAAAAATAATGTTGTAGTTGATAGTTTTGTCATGATTAGTGCTTTAGATGATGCGTAGATGGTACTCTGCTCTCGATTTGGACGTGAGGCagtacgtgcatgcatcgattaatatgatttctagGATTGAGTAGTGGGGATGTTAATATGGGCTTCACTCATGGATACTAGGCACCGTGAAGAATTGTTTTTGTAGTTGATTTCTTTGTATAAGTGATGAAGGTACTCCGATTTCTTTTTTGTTGTAGATGGACGAATTAGTTCGGGTTTTTCATGGTGGTATGGTTAAGGAAAATGGAGAGTTTGAGAATATGGTAGAGGATATCGAACTATTCGATAGTCCTCCATTGTTAAAGGATTTGGTAGACCGGGTGGTTTCAAAATATTCATGTGGAATTGATGAAATATCTCTGAGGGGTAGATTTGATTGTGGTAAAGCTAGAGCACATTATGTTTTGATGATATTGGAATCTGAGATGCATTGGAGAAAGTACAAGGATATAGTAGCTCATGcaaatgtgatttgtttggaggTGGTTGTTGAAATAACCCGtagaacaagattagaagaaccagttGGGAGAGTAGATGAAATTCCATTTCCTATTGAGAATATGACTCAAGAGTCAACCTTTGTAGAAGATGTCCCAAATCCCACTTGTGCTTCGGATTACGATATGGCAGTCGCTTCCGATTATTTGGGGCCAGATAGCTTCGAGGCACAAGATGACACGGATGCTGCAGATGATGATGATATTTCTTTAGGTTCGGAGGACAGTGAATATGATAGTAGTGATGAGGACGACGATGATGAAGACACCGGGGTAGAACAACGGGAGGGTAATGATGTAGAGGCCCAAGTAGAGAAGGAAAATGATGCCGGCGATGGAGCCAACACAATTGATGATGATCAATGATTTATTTATACCGCCGAGGAGTTGCGCATGTTGAAGTTAGCCCACATTGAAATCCCTGCGGTATCAAATGCTGAGGACCTTAGCAGGATCGATAGAGCCATTTGTGACTCAACTATTTTTGAAAGTGAGTGTGTAATTGATAGTGACTGTCCGGAGATTCGAAAGGGCATGAAGTTCAATTCCCTTCCAGAGTTGCTGTTTTTCTTGGCTGATTATGCAGTGCGTCACCACCGACCATTTTATATGGTTCATTCAGACGAGGGTACGCTACGATGTGCTATGCAAGCAGGGATGCCTTTGGGGTGTTTGGGCACGTATTGTTAGTGGCACTGGTCAATGGAAGATCACCAATGTAA containing:
- the LOC120664292 gene encoding senescence associated gene 20-like is translated as MRLLTDGGGGLPFKIRSLDAFGPTVLAEGTDATGALYWVHAWTVGPGVRVTEVREYYNTALVVTRLSSGGAAAAGANIAAAAAEKAKPPCSQSQSKQVWQSRLPE